The Pseudophryne corroboree isolate aPseCor3 chromosome 2, aPseCor3.hap2, whole genome shotgun sequence genome has a segment encoding these proteins:
- the SMG8 gene encoding nonsense-mediated mRNA decay factor SMG8, which yields MSAGGPGLLRELLSSDPAWKEDEVCVVGVFGKTALLHGSWDKGCLVNSLCDRHVFPLFHRQPEGTRERSVFQTYYEQESRVLYVLLTGITDTGQLARACEELGRGVSHAESHEWWKDAEKLHCMHVLYLFCACHLLLLVHPACSFDIAYEKLFRALDSVRQKLLPSLKPALKDCPVGLDWKLNARPCPPRLLFVFQLNGALRGVEPGRGSAQAAADKPKKHSPKRRLQHALEDQIYRIFRKSRVLTNQSINCLFTVPANQAFVYIVADQDDDPIGMLLDGLRHHCTVRDTDSSMVPISGPRRFRMMRHSRQQLSFTVESSSGVSGQLVDCTLREFLFQHVDLVLTKKGFDDSVGRNPQPSHFELPTYQKWASVALKLYEVIIENKDDDPPAFPGGYPPKLLANMKVLEGYLDADTKFSENRCQKALPMAHSAYQSNLPHNYTTTVHKNQLAQALRVYSQHARGPAFQKYAIHLNEDCYKFWSSGHQLCEERSLTDQHCVHKFHLLPKSGEKIEPDRNPPILYHNSRARSSGNCNCGRKQAPREDPFDIKSANYDFYQMLEEKCCGKLDHIHLPIFQPSTPDPAPAKNEAPSTSQEGEMEGEKLKDKEPQTQGETTSLSLALSLGQSTDSLGTYPADPPAGGDNADAPAHGTEDKGEKRPSLVDRQASTVEYLPGMMHSNCPKGLLPKFSSWSLVKLGPAKAYNFHTGLDQLGFIPGTNYLMPWDIVIRTKPEDEGDLDVNSWPAPNKSIPGKRSGVAAGRGRRRDDLARAFVGFEYEDSRGRRFMCSGPDKIMKVLGNGPKESAVKALNSDMPLYMLSPSQGRGLKPHYAQLMRLFVVVPDASLQIVMNPQVQPSPLPCPIFFPEKQEITLPSDGLWVLRFPYSYVTERGPFYPPKENQQLISYKVMRGILKTVTL from the exons ATGTCAGCGGGCGGCCCGGGTTTGTTGCGGGAGCTGCTGAGCTCAGATCCGGCATGGAAGGAGGACGAGGTGTGCGTGGTCGGTGTGTTCGGGAAGACGGCGCTGCTGCACGGGAGCTGGGACAAGGGCTGCCTGGTGAACTCGCTGTGTGACCGGCACGTCTTCCCTCTCTTCCACCGGCAGCCGGAGGGGACGCGGGAGCGCAGCGTCTTCCAGACGTACTACGAGCAGGAGTCGCGGGTGCTGTACGTGCTGCTCACCGGCATCACCGACACTGGGCAGCTGGCCCGGGCGTGCGAGGAGCTGGGGCGCGGGGTGTCGCACGCGGAGTCGCATGAGTGGTGGAAGGACGCGGAGAAGCTGCACTGCATGCACGTGCTCTACCTCTTCTGCGCCTGCCACTTGCTGCTGCTCGTGCACCCTGCCTGCAGCTTTGACATCGCCTACGAGAAGCTTTTCCGCGCCCTGGACAGTGTCCGCCAGAAGCTGCTGCCTTCACTCAAGCCAGCGCTCAAGGATTGCCCTGTGGGGCTGGATTGGAAGCTAAACGCTCGTCCCTGCCCGCCCCGCCTGCTCTTCGTCTTTCAGCTGAACGGCGCCCTGCGGGGTGTAGAACCTGGCCGGGGCTCAGCCCAAGCAGCTGCCGATAAGCCCAAGAAACACTCGCCCAAGAGGAGGCTGCAGCACGCCCTGGAGGACCAAATCTACCGCATATTCCGTAAGAGCAGAGTCCTCACCAACCAGAGCATCAACTGCCTCTTCACCGTGCCCGCCAACCAGGCCTTCGTCTACATCGTGGCCGACCAGGATGACGACCCCATAGGCATGCTGTTGGATGGTCTGCGGCACCATTGCACCGTCAGGGACACGGACTCTTCCATGGTGCCCATCTCTGGACCCCGGCGCTTCAGGATGATGAGACACAGCCGGCAACAGCTCTCTTTCACAGTGGAGAGCAGCTCCGGGGTCTCTGGGCAACTGGTGGACTGCACCTTGCGGGAATTCCTCTTCCAGCATGTAGACTTGGTGCTCACAAAGAAGGGGTTTGATGACAGTGTTGGCCGAAACCCACAGCCTTCTCATTTTGAGCTGCCCACCTATCAGAAGTGGGCAAGTGTAGCCCTGAAACTGTATGAAGTAATCATAGAGAATAAAGATGATGATCCTCCAGCATTCCCTGGCGGGTATCCGCCAAAGTTATTGGCCAatatgaaagtgctggaaggatatTTGGATGCAGACACCAAGTTTTCAGAAAATAGGTGCCAAAAAGCCCTTCCCATGGCACATAGCGCTTACCAATCTAACCTACCCCATAATTACACTACCACAGTCCATAAAAATCAGCTGGCGCAAGCATTAAGGGTTTACAGCCAGCATGCCCGTGGACCAGCATTCCAGAAATATGCCATACACCTCAATGAAGATTGCTACAAATTTTGGAGCAGTGGACACCAACTTTGTGAGGAAAGGAGCCTGACAGATCAACACTGTGTACACAAGTTCCACTTGCTTCCAAAGTCAG GAGAGAAGATTGAACCTGACAGAAATCCTCCAATTCTGTACCACAACAGTCGGGCAAGGTCTTCTGGTAACTGTAACTGTGGGCGAAAACAGGCACCACGCGAGGACCCATTTGACATCAAAAGCGCCAATTACGATTTCTATCAG ATGCTGGAAGAGAAATGCTGTGGAAAGTTGGATCACATTCATCTTCCCATATTCCAGCCCAGCACTCCTGATCCTGCTCCTGCCAAGAATGAAGCTCCCTCCACTTCCCAAGAAGGAGAAATGGAAGGAGAGAAGCTGAAAGATAAAGAACCGCAAACACAGGGTGAAACCACTAGTTTGAGCCTGGCTCTTAGTCTGGGCCAGTCCACTGATAGCTTGGGAACATACCCAGCTGATCCCCCAGCTGGGGGAGATAATGCGGATGCTCCGGCACATGGTACAGAGGACAAAGGGGAAAAAAGACCCAGTTTAGTGGATCGTCAGGCATCCACGGTCGAATACCTACCTGGTATGATGCATTCAAACTGTCCTAAAGGGCTTCTACCTAAATTTTCTAGTTGGTCACTAGTAAAACTTGGTCCTGCTAAAGCTTACAACTTTCACACAGGTTTAGATCAACTTGGATTTATCCCAGGTACCAACTATCTAATGCCATGGGACATTGTCATCCGTACAAAGCCAGAAGATGAAGGGGACTTAGATGTCAACTCTTGGCCGGCTCCAAATAAGTCTATCCCTGGGAAACGAAGTGGTGTGGCAGCAGGAAGAGGCCGTAGAAGGGATGATTTAGCAAGGGCGTTTGTGGGTTTTGAGTATGAGGATTCAAGAGGCCGTAGGTTCATGTGCTCTGGACCTGATAAAATTATGAAAGTGTTAGGCAATGGTCCTAAAGAATCGGCAGTCAAAGCCCTCAACAGTGACATGCCTTTGTACATGCTGTCACCATCTCAAGGACGAGGACTTAAACCTCATTATGCACAGCTCATGAGACTGTTTGTTGTGGTTCCAGATGCTTCATTACAAATTGTAATGAATCCTCAG
- the LOC135030180 gene encoding gem-associated protein 4-like, with product MEFGIWNVCEQTVILQGALLLAEKLALHKTLQEIKKSDWPLIEKPITDALKEISSGTQPQSHEWRKRAIAMFWAKILSCRSQLSLNDSDIERKWKEDMFFPVENMIPKINHTVLFELLKATKAADIFVELLLALPTEFWVEEASLMLNHVTDETSIEDVTFFLDVWWEIMKGSKNKHDETVMRFAAVACQYLSKSNDDICQSSKRFKPDPEQALLPADNLLTVFLEGLHQIRQCIDNSKLKCYTIANLADMLCSSAFLEKESGHLPIRLYLDKLVSVLCFCNARAKDLSPQRSLSEMVMEADRIVQGGSTASRFRLIRGAQHCSLNILKELLLHWGEELHNYMNNNVVIGYECYRMNGSLASLHENLITLKAAETLPEEQRGNALELADCITSLLEKAANVQIKCTANDTDMMAAVTINMIDAKIGRYEELCSVFASEISWAFSNDWLNCLKKNKELFREPDLIFKLLETTVKATSDQNNINIQQIQICSNVILDLFCELPLSQINEVLIRVLSTWGKKGLSHCMIAFTDRFQEELNMMFNQISQNVPDYNAVSRVARLAVLYPEYVVNKACHFAVSNVGAHVFLAKVLASLSALSFRCSNSAETPVSLLSQCLMENCWGKLSSDKEESQFLYLLAYLMDSSETVDGNAAISLLQPAEIVRIFVLPYILDECINVEFCLQILHKALNVENLLDISGKHWVLSCSPFPLIMSLCKLLNSYSRCWQHSDKPHCLTLGSKELIIDILTEICTVMLPEAEAGKETWSKSLFWLHRKMEHLDWVVRFRLKPIFGKHFKNEVPATLFDVCKLSGNEWTELDLPEYGPGTGLLAWMECCCISGEIKDQMLSLLCVNTEDPDEVNLFSKGFLVAMVQVLPWCSSMECRLLSQVVRSLLQRQLLHVPYTLEYVQFMPLLNLRPFAYNLQFSVLLLRCFQLLCSSSCSNWLTLDGQKHVARLYSGCISDTLDVVKQQLADCNLQLPKDKKEGDYVQEVLFIYSQVFCHVLHITAMMPENTCEPLFYLSLEILSLCETLRANDTSKNRLLRQANERHFLKSITENVSNEQHRATLMQKINKL from the exons ATGGAATTTG GAATTTGGAACGTATGTGAACAAACAGTGATTCTTCAAGGAGCACTGCTGCTAGCTGAAAAGCTAGCCCTACACAAAACATTACAGGAAATTAAGAAGTCTGACTGGCCTCTTATTGAAAAACCAATCACAGATGCTCTTAAAGAAATCAGCTCAGGTACTCAGCCTCAAAGCCACGAATGGAGGAAAAGAGCCATTGCTATGTTCTGGGCCAAAATTCTTTCATGTCGTTCGCAACTGTCCCTAAATGACTCCGACATTGAGAGGAAATGGAAAGAGGATATGTTCTTTCCAGTGGAAAACATGATACCAAAAATAAATCACACTGTTCTCTTCGAACTGCTCAAAGCCACAAAGGCAGCGGATATATTTGTAGAACTGCTCTTGGCACTGCCAACAGAATTTTGGGTAGAAGAAGCATCCTTAATGTTAAACCATGTTACTGATGAAACCTCCATAGAGGATGTGACTTTCTTCTTGGATGTCTGGTGGGAGATAATGAAAGGTAGTAAAAACAAGCATGATGAGACTGTTATGCGGTTTGCAGCCGTTGCGTGTCAGTACTTGTCAAAGTCTAATGATGACATTTGCCAGAGTTCTAAGAGATTTAAGCCTGACCCTGAGCAAGCTCTTCTTCCGGCTGACAACCTCCTCACAGTGTTTTTAGAGGGACTTCATCAAATTAGACAGTGTATCGATAACAGCAAACTGAAGTGCTACACCATAGCAAACTTGGCAGACATGTTGTGTTCTTCAGCCTTTCTGGAGAAAGAGTCTGGCCATCTTCCCATAAGACTGTATTTGGATAAACTAGTTTCTGTCCTTTGTTTTTGTAATGCCAGAGCCAAAGATCTTAGTCCTCAACGTAGCCTCTCAGAAATGGTTATGGAAGCAGACAGGATTGTACAAGGTGGTAGCACCGCTTCCAGATTTAGATTAATACGAGGAGCTCAACATTGTAGTTTAAATATTTTGAAAGAGCTGCTTCTTCACTGGGGAGAGGAGTTGCACAATTATATGAATAACAATGTAGTGATTGGCTACGAATGTTATAGGATGAACGGAAGCCTTGCATCCTTGCATGAAAACTTGATTACATTAAAAGCTGCTGAGACGTTACCTGAGGAACAGAGAGGGAATGCATTAGAATTGGCAGACTGTATCACCAGCCTTCTGGAGAAAGCAGCCAATGTTCAGATAAAGTGCACCGCGAATGACACCGACATGATGGCTGCAGTTACTATAAACATGATTGATGCTAAGATTGGCCGCTATGAAGAGTTATGTTCAGTGTTTGCCTCAGAAATTTCTTGGGCCTTTTCTAATGACTGGTTAAATTGTCTTAAAAAGAACAAAGAGCTTTTTCGGGAGCCAGACCTAATATTTAAATTGCTGGAGACCACAGTTAAAGCTACATCTGATCAAAACAATATTAATATCCAGCAAATACAAATATGTTCAAATGTCATCTTGGATCTGTTCTGTGAACTTCCATTATCCCAGATAAATGAGGTGCTTATCAGAGTCTTATCTACATGGGGAAAGAAAGGACTCTCTCATTGTATGATCGCATTTACAGATCGTTTCCAAGAAGAGCTCAACATGATGTTCAACCAAATCTCGCAAAATGTACCGGATTACAACGCTGTATCCAGAGTGGCCCGATTGGCCGTTTTGTACCCTGAATATGTTGTAAACAAAGCATGCCACTTTGCTGTATCAAATGTTGGTGCTCATGTTTTTTTAGCAAAGGTGTTGGCTTCACTTTCTGCATTGAGCTTTAGGTGTTCTAATAGTGCAGAAACACCCGTCTCCTTATTATCCCAGTGCTTGATGGAGAACTGCTGGGGAAAGCTGTCCTCTGATAAGGAAGAAAGTCAATTCTTGTACTTACTGGCTTATCTAATGGATTCTTCTGAAACTGTAGATGGCAATGCTGCCATCTCCCTACTACAGCCTGCAGAAATAGTAAGAATATTTGTTCTTCCATATATACTAGATGAATGCATTAATGTAGAGTTTTGCCTGCAAATTCTTCATAAAGCATTAAATGTAGAGAATCTACTGGATATATCAGGCAAGCACTGGGTTCTGTCATGCTCTCCATTCCCACTCATTATGTCTCTTTGCAAGCTTCTCAATAGCTACAGTAGGTGCTGGCAGCATTCAGATAAACCACACTGCCTTACACTGGGATCAAAAGAATTAATAATTGATATCCTTACTGAGATATGTACTGTTATGTTGCCAGAAGCTGAAGCTGGGAAAGAAACTTGGAGCAAATCCCTCTTCTGGCTACACAGAAAAATGGAGCATTTAGATTGGGTTGTACGTTTCAGACTAAAGCCAATATTTGGAAAACACTTCAAAAACGAAGTCCCTGCTACATTGTTTGATGTTTGCAAACTTTCAGGGAATGAATGGACAGAACTTGACCTTCCGGAGTATGGTCCCGGCACGGGGCTTCTAGCTTGGATGGAATGTTGTTGTATCTCTGGAGAGATAAAGGATCAAATGCTTTCCCTTCTGTGTGTCAACACAGAAGATCCCGATGAGGTCAATCTCTTCAGCAAGGGTTTTTTAGTAGCTATGGTGCAAGTCCTGCCATGGTGTAGTTCAATGGAATGCAGGCTTCTCAGTCAAGTTGTGAGGAGTCTCCTGCAAAGACAACTTCTTCATGTTCCATACACTCTGGAATATGTGCAGTTTATGCCTCTCCTTAACCTCCGTCCGTTTGCCTACAACCTGCAGTTCTCTGTCCTCCTGCTCAGATGTTTCCAACTCCTCTGCAGCTCAAGCTGTTCTAACTGGCTCACCCTCGATGGACAAAAACATGTGGCCAGACTTTATAGTGGCTGTATTTCTGACACACTGGATGTTGTGAAACAGCAGCTGGCAGACTGCAATTTACAACTACCCAAAGATAAAAAAGAAGGTGACTATGTCCAAGAGGTTTTATTCATTTATAGTCAGGTATTCTGCCATGTCCTCCATATAACAGCAATGATGCCAGAAAATACGTGTGAACCTCTTTTCTACTTGTCCTTGGAAATTCTTtctttgtgtgagacactgagagCAAATGACACATCCAAAAACCGCTTGCTCAGACAAGCCAACGAGAGACACTTCTTGAAGTCCATTACCGAGAATGTAAGCAATGAGCAACATCGGGCTACACTCATGCAGAAAATTAACAAACTTTAA